A window of Thermosynechococcus sp. NK55a contains these coding sequences:
- the fni gene encoding type 2 isopentenyl-diphosphate Delta-isomerase — protein sequence MLVQPNLGTLLVNSPIEQRKAEHLKLCIQSDVSHQEVTTGFEKYRFRHCALPELDFAEIDLRVEFLGWRLAAPLLISSMTGGTPQAGEINRRLARVAQQKEIVMGVGSQRVLLEHPEVATTFAIRREAPTIPLLANLGAVQLNYGCGVSECQKIIDLLEANALILHLNPLQEAVQTGGDRNFKGLLTKIGVLCRSLPVPVIVKEVGNGISADVAKQLVDVGVAAIDVAGAGGTSWAKVEAARAQDARQQFLGDTFAEWGIPTARCLEQIHTALPDTPLIASGGLKNGIDVAKALALGAGLAGLARPLLQAAHQSEEALAQRIDFILEELKTVLFCTGSATPQALYQRRCLERI from the coding sequence ATGTTGGTGCAGCCCAACTTAGGAACATTACTGGTGAACAGTCCCATTGAGCAGCGCAAGGCCGAGCACCTCAAGCTTTGTATTCAAAGTGATGTCAGCCATCAAGAAGTCACCACGGGTTTCGAGAAGTATCGCTTTCGCCATTGTGCCCTGCCCGAACTGGACTTTGCCGAGATTGATCTGAGGGTTGAGTTTCTTGGCTGGCGGCTGGCAGCACCCCTGCTGATTTCCTCCATGACCGGTGGCACACCCCAAGCAGGAGAAATCAATCGCCGTTTAGCACGGGTGGCGCAGCAAAAGGAAATTGTCATGGGTGTGGGCTCCCAACGGGTGCTGCTGGAGCATCCGGAGGTGGCAACCACGTTTGCGATTCGCAGGGAGGCACCCACCATTCCTCTGTTGGCCAATCTTGGCGCAGTGCAGTTGAACTATGGCTGTGGCGTTAGTGAATGCCAAAAAATTATTGACCTCTTAGAAGCGAATGCCCTGATTTTGCACTTGAATCCGCTGCAAGAGGCCGTGCAAACGGGGGGCGATCGCAACTTTAAGGGATTGTTAACGAAAATTGGCGTCCTTTGTCGTTCCCTACCTGTGCCCGTGATTGTCAAGGAAGTGGGCAATGGTATCAGTGCTGATGTAGCCAAGCAATTGGTGGATGTGGGTGTAGCGGCCATTGATGTGGCGGGGGCAGGGGGAACCTCTTGGGCAAAAGTGGAAGCAGCGCGTGCCCAAGATGCCCGTCAACAGTTTCTCGGAGACACCTTTGCTGAATGGGGTATTCCTACGGCTCGCTGCCTTGAGCAAATTCACACTGCCCTACCAGATACGCCCCTGATTGCCTCCGGTGGACTGAAAAATGGCATTGATGTAGCCAAAGCCTTGGCCCTTGGTGCAGGTCTTGCCGGTTTAGCTCGCCCCCTTTTGCAGGCAGCCCATCAATCAGAGGAAGCACTGGCTCAACGCATTGACTTTATCCTTGAGGAATTGAAAACCGTGCTATTTTGTACCGGCAGTGCGACCCCCCAAGCTCTCTATCAGCGCCGCTGTCTCGAGAGGATTTAG